A part of Arthrobacter dokdonellae genomic DNA contains:
- a CDS encoding FAD-dependent oxidoreductase, which translates to MTDTTMTDPGNELPVAIIGAGPIGLAAAANVIERGLTLLIFEAGDSVGAAIRKWGHIRLFSPWRHNIDPASRRLLEPAGWTEPRLTSLPYGAELVGRYLNPLAATPATKAALHFSSTVTAVSRVGMDKTHSRGRDAQPFLVRVATVDGTVTDHQVRAVIDASGTWAQPNPLGQAGLPAPGEADAIAAGLITEPLPNVTGADRARFAGRHVLVIGAGHSAANTLISLCQLAKNEPGTRISWAVRGSDATRLYGGGDPDGLPARSQLGTRLRKLAEDGHIELHTSFTTTSFTTTDQGLAVTGTTPDGDVTLAVDLLIPATGFRPDLDILREIRLELDPIVEAPRDLGPLIDPEFHSCGTVPAHGAKVLAHPEKDFYIAGMKSYGRAPTFLLATGYEQVRSIVAALAGDQAAADQVHLELPETGVCSTDLGGSCDLPTETGPGQDEAASSCCPAPEPVLIGIPTGLAHGRSATITN; encoded by the coding sequence ATGACGGACACGACCATGACGGACCCTGGAAACGAGCTGCCTGTTGCCATCATTGGTGCCGGACCGATCGGCCTGGCCGCGGCGGCCAACGTGATCGAACGTGGCCTCACTCTCCTGATCTTTGAAGCCGGCGACAGCGTCGGTGCGGCCATCCGGAAGTGGGGCCACATCCGGCTGTTCTCCCCGTGGCGGCACAACATCGACCCAGCCTCCCGGCGCCTGCTCGAACCCGCCGGCTGGACCGAACCCCGGTTGACGTCCCTGCCCTACGGTGCCGAGCTCGTCGGACGGTACCTCAACCCCTTGGCAGCGACCCCGGCCACCAAGGCGGCCCTACACTTTTCTTCCACCGTGACGGCGGTCAGCCGGGTCGGAATGGACAAGACCCATTCCCGCGGCCGCGACGCCCAACCGTTCCTGGTCCGTGTCGCCACCGTCGACGGGACGGTGACCGACCACCAGGTGCGCGCCGTAATCGACGCGTCCGGCACCTGGGCCCAACCGAACCCGTTGGGCCAGGCGGGCCTGCCCGCACCCGGCGAAGCCGACGCCATTGCCGCCGGCCTGATCACCGAGCCCCTGCCGAACGTCACCGGCGCCGACCGGGCCCGCTTCGCCGGCAGGCATGTGCTCGTCATCGGGGCCGGCCACTCGGCCGCGAATACCCTCATCAGTTTGTGCCAGTTGGCCAAGAACGAGCCCGGCACCCGGATCAGCTGGGCCGTCCGCGGATCCGACGCGACCCGCCTCTACGGCGGCGGAGACCCGGACGGGTTGCCGGCCCGCAGCCAGCTCGGCACCCGCCTCCGCAAGCTCGCCGAAGACGGGCACATCGAACTGCACACCTCCTTCACCACCACCTCCTTCACCACCACGGACCAGGGACTTGCTGTCACCGGGACCACCCCGGACGGGGACGTGACCCTGGCCGTGGACCTGCTGATCCCCGCCACCGGCTTCCGCCCCGATCTGGACATCCTGCGCGAAATCCGGCTGGAACTGGACCCGATTGTGGAAGCGCCCCGGGACCTTGGACCGTTGATCGATCCGGAATTCCACTCCTGCGGCACCGTCCCCGCCCACGGTGCCAAGGTCCTGGCACACCCGGAGAAGGATTTCTACATTGCCGGGATGAAATCCTACGGCCGTGCCCCGACGTTCCTACTGGCCACCGGCTACGAACAGGTCCGCTCCATCGTCGCCGCCCTGGCCGGAGACCAAGCCGCCGCCGACCAGGTCCACCTTGAACTGCCCGAAACAGGTGTCTGCTCCACGGATCTGGGCGGCAGCTGCGACCTCCCCACCGAGACCGGCCCGGGCCAGGACGAGGCAGCATCCTCGTGCTGCCCCGCCCCAGAGCCCGTGTTGATCGGCATCCCCACCGGCCTGGCCCATGGCCGCTCCGCCACCATCACCAACTAA
- a CDS encoding arsenate reductase ArsC — protein sequence MSTTETASKPTVLFVCVHNAGRSQMAAAYLTTLSNGAIEVRSAGSSPAESVNPAAVTAMAEEGIDMSAEIPKVLTTDAVRESDVVITMGCGDTCPIFPGKRYEDWELEDPAGQGVDAVRPIRDDIKARVQGLIAEVLPTS from the coding sequence ATGAGCACCACCGAAACCGCCAGCAAGCCCACCGTCCTGTTCGTCTGCGTGCACAACGCCGGCCGGTCCCAGATGGCCGCCGCCTACCTCACCACCCTCTCCAACGGTGCGATCGAGGTCCGCTCGGCCGGTTCCTCACCGGCTGAGTCGGTCAACCCGGCCGCAGTGACGGCGATGGCTGAGGAGGGCATTGACATGTCCGCAGAGATCCCCAAAGTATTGACCACGGACGCGGTGCGGGAGTCCGACGTCGTGATCACGATGGGATGCGGGGACACCTGCCCGATCTTCCCCGGCAAGCGCTACGAGGACTGGGAACTCGAAGACCCGGCCGGGCAGGGCGTGGACGCCGTCCGCCCCATCCGCGACGACATCAAGGCCCGCGTCCAAGGCCTCATCGCCGAAGTCCTCCCCACCAGCTAG